One Thiofilum sp. genomic window carries:
- a CDS encoding FAD-dependent oxidoreductase, which translates to MKIAIIGSGISGLVCAHLLAPQHKVTLFEANDYLGGHTATKTVSLQGQEWNIDTGFIVFNDRTYPNFQKLLHRLGVPYQPTEMSFSVSNEATGLVYNGHSFSTLFAQTRNWFNPRFYSLLSEILAFNKRCKQYAAQGIPDLTLGEFLKQQSFSRYFAENYILPMGAAIWSASLGEIEAFPLRFFIQFFNNHGLLNVNDRPQWYTITGGSQAYIPYLLKDRAVTIRLSTPVQSIQRTEQGVQISSQQGMETFDEVILACHSDQALSLLSDANSLEREVLGAIPYRLNEVVLHHDERLLPAIKKASASWNYHLSGAKDKPASVTYSMNILQCLPKHAPEFCVTLNNTSRIDPTKILGQYAYSHPVYSQSMVAAQARRTQICGQQHTHFCGAYWYNGFHEDGVRSALDVCQRLGVTL; encoded by the coding sequence ATGAAAATAGCGATTATTGGGTCAGGTATTTCAGGGCTAGTCTGTGCGCATCTACTAGCGCCTCAACATAAGGTCACACTGTTTGAAGCGAATGACTATTTAGGCGGGCACACAGCCACTAAAACGGTGTCACTGCAAGGGCAAGAGTGGAACATTGATACTGGATTTATTGTATTTAATGATCGTACTTATCCTAATTTTCAGAAGTTGTTACATCGCTTAGGTGTTCCTTATCAGCCTACTGAAATGAGCTTTAGTGTAAGTAATGAAGCTACCGGATTAGTGTATAACGGGCACTCCTTTAGTACCTTATTCGCGCAAACCCGTAATTGGTTTAATCCACGCTTTTATAGCTTATTGAGTGAAATCTTAGCTTTTAATAAACGCTGTAAGCAGTATGCAGCACAAGGCATTCCCGACCTCACGCTAGGTGAATTTTTAAAACAACAAAGCTTTAGCCGTTATTTTGCTGAGAACTATATTTTGCCTATGGGGGCTGCGATTTGGTCGGCGAGCTTAGGTGAAATTGAAGCCTTTCCACTGCGCTTTTTTATTCAGTTTTTTAATAATCACGGTTTATTAAATGTAAATGATCGTCCCCAGTGGTACACCATCACGGGAGGTTCACAGGCTTATATTCCATACTTACTTAAAGATCGAGCCGTCACTATTCGTCTTAGTACTCCCGTCCAAAGCATTCAGCGTACCGAGCAAGGCGTACAGATCAGCTCCCAGCAGGGAATGGAAACCTTTGATGAGGTCATTCTGGCTTGTCACAGTGATCAAGCACTGAGCCTATTAAGTGACGCAAACTCTTTAGAGCGGGAAGTGTTAGGGGCTATTCCTTATCGGCTCAATGAAGTGGTATTGCATCATGATGAGCGCTTACTGCCTGCTATTAAAAAAGCGAGTGCTAGCTGGAACTATCATCTATCCGGTGCAAAAGATAAGCCTGCCTCTGTCACGTATAGCATGAATATCTTGCAATGCCTACCTAAGCATGCACCTGAATTTTGTGTCACTTTGAATAATACCAGCCGGATTGATCCCACTAAGATTTTAGGTCAATACGCCTATAGCCATCCGGTTTATAGCCAAAGCATGGTAGCCGCGCAAGCACGACGTACACAAATTTGCGGACAACAACATACTCATTTTTGTGGTGCATATTGGTATAACGGCTTTCATGAAGATGGGGTGCGCAGTGCTTTGGATGTGTGCCAACGCTTGGGAGTTACTCTATGA
- a CDS encoding metalloregulator ArsR/SmtB family transcription factor, producing MQLETFIKILADNTRLRIVLLLMSRSELCVCELTETLQLAQPKISRHLALMRESGLVLDRKAGLWVYYRLHPQLPEWAKQALIPMQYISHQEALFQEDQIRLAQCNPMGREFCG from the coding sequence ATGCAACTAGAAACCTTTATTAAAATATTAGCGGATAACACGCGCCTACGTATTGTGCTGTTATTAATGAGCCGGAGTGAGCTGTGTGTATGTGAACTCACTGAAACCTTACAACTAGCACAACCTAAAATTTCGCGTCATTTAGCGCTGATGCGTGAAAGTGGATTGGTATTAGATCGCAAGGCTGGATTATGGGTTTATTACCGTTTACATCCACAACTTCCTGAATGGGCTAAACAAGCGCTGATTCCTATGCAGTATATCAGTCATCAAGAGGCATTATTCCAAGAGGATCAAATACGCTTAGCTCAATGTAACCCTATGGGACGCGAGTTCTGTGGCTGA
- a CDS encoding DUF3833 family protein yields the protein MHYRLQWLRRLGILLILISTFGLGSCSSMSINSVTTTNPSLQLEDYFKGKTQAHGVLLDRSGAATRYFNVDIIGTWVAETQTLTLD from the coding sequence ATGCACTACCGTCTCCAGTGGCTACGCCGCTTAGGAATACTTTTAATCTTAATCAGCACTTTTGGCTTAGGGAGTTGCAGCAGCATGTCGATTAATTCAGTCACCACTACTAATCCTAGCTTGCAATTAGAGGATTATTTTAAGGGTAAAACGCAGGCGCATGGTGTGCTATTAGATCGCTCTGGGGCAGCTACCCGTTATTTTAATGTAGACATTATTGGAACGTGGGTCGCTGAAACGCAGACGCTGACCTTAGATGA
- a CDS encoding HAMP domain-containing sensor histidine kinase, translated as MFKANGIYQKLSRVFVLQMVFISLITVAGVYIAALIVEKVMIRAALEGEARHYWSLVAQDPHHPTPNTDNLLGYVAQQGDYSHLPQELQNVTPGFRRIWLEGHDPILYVEDQGSQRLFLVFDEQSVGKLSFYFGVVPLSLALVVIYLSAWIAYRLSRRTLSPLVSLAQTMRQFDVGSQALDTLQLQAYTDTNVNDEVRVLADSLQEFTERLKRQLQREREFTHDVSHELRTPLAVIRGALELLQKQPLSPLQQRAVDRMETTSRDMVSLIETLLLLARENKHIKGSTPINVNELVKLLMEQINQTHNSDQHVQLTLEQPVILQVDAPSQAIGIVLGNLIRNACNYTQAGKVLIQINKNSVVVSDTGLGMSSTELTQAQQPFERLNANTQGYGLGLDIVKRLCERYGWQLSLNSQVGLGTQVSIVFS; from the coding sequence ATGTTTAAAGCCAATGGTATTTACCAAAAACTCAGTCGCGTCTTTGTGCTGCAAATGGTGTTTATTAGTTTGATTACCGTTGCGGGGGTCTATATTGCGGCTCTAATTGTGGAAAAAGTCATGATTCGAGCGGCGTTAGAGGGAGAGGCAAGGCATTATTGGTCATTAGTCGCACAAGATCCCCACCATCCAACCCCTAATACCGATAATTTATTAGGCTATGTGGCTCAACAAGGTGATTACAGCCATTTACCCCAAGAGCTGCAAAATGTTACACCCGGTTTTAGACGTATTTGGCTAGAAGGACACGACCCTATTCTTTATGTGGAAGACCAAGGTTCACAGCGACTATTTTTAGTGTTCGATGAGCAAAGTGTGGGGAAATTATCGTTTTATTTTGGGGTAGTACCCTTAAGCTTAGCGCTTGTTGTGATTTATTTATCGGCTTGGATAGCCTATCGCTTATCGCGGCGTACTTTATCGCCTTTAGTGTCGTTAGCACAAACGATGCGCCAATTCGATGTAGGATCACAAGCCTTAGATACCCTACAACTACAAGCCTATACCGATACTAATGTGAATGATGAGGTGAGAGTACTAGCCGATTCATTGCAAGAATTTACGGAGCGCCTTAAGCGTCAATTACAGCGCGAGCGTGAATTTACTCATGATGTTAGTCATGAACTACGTACCCCTTTAGCCGTCATTCGCGGAGCACTGGAGTTACTTCAAAAGCAACCTTTAAGCCCCTTACAACAACGTGCAGTCGATCGCATGGAAACAACCTCACGCGATATGGTTTCGCTGATTGAAACCTTATTGCTCTTAGCACGAGAAAATAAACATATTAAAGGCAGCACTCCCATTAATGTCAATGAGTTGGTAAAACTCCTAATGGAGCAAATCAATCAAACCCACAATAGTGATCAACATGTGCAACTCACTTTAGAGCAACCCGTTATATTACAAGTAGATGCGCCTAGTCAGGCAATTGGTATTGTACTAGGCAATTTAATCCGTAATGCTTGTAATTATACTCAAGCAGGTAAAGTATTGATTCAAATCAATAAAAACTCGGTGGTGGTGAGTGACACCGGATTAGGAATGAGTAGTACTGAACTAACGCAAGCACAACAGCCTTTTGAGCGGCTCAATGCTAATACTCAAGGCTATGGTTTAGGATTAGATATAGTTAAGCGCCTGTGTGAGCGTTATGGTTGGCAATTAAGCCTCAATAGCCAAGTAGGATTAGGTACGCAAGTAAGTATTGTTTTTTCTTAA
- a CDS encoding SDR family NAD(P)-dependent oxidoreductase — translation MKTVLITGTTSGIGQQLALDYAAQGWQVIACGRNAEKLITLQQQAGADQLRTLTFDITQRDEVLAASTTLSQRSQVLDLVILNAGTNQYIDNAREFDSQIFEHIIKTNVLGVGYCLEAFTRHLRRGGQLALVGSSAYLFPFTRAEAYGASKAAVAYLAQSLTIDLKPHDIAVSLIVPGFVETPLTDKNDFKMPMRISVQQASREIQAGLAKRLPLIGTPKLFTGILRFMSILPYRLQLLLAQRMVRQ, via the coding sequence ATGAAAACGGTTTTAATCACCGGAACAACCTCCGGTATTGGGCAGCAATTAGCACTGGATTATGCCGCCCAAGGTTGGCAAGTCATTGCTTGTGGGCGTAATGCAGAAAAATTAATAACCCTGCAACAACAAGCAGGCGCGGATCAATTACGAACCCTTACCTTTGATATTACTCAACGAGACGAAGTACTCGCCGCAAGCACCACTCTCTCTCAACGCTCTCAAGTACTCGATCTCGTTATTCTCAATGCGGGCACTAATCAATACATTGATAATGCCCGCGAATTTGATAGCCAAATCTTTGAACATATTATCAAGACTAATGTGCTCGGTGTTGGCTATTGTTTAGAAGCCTTTACCCGCCACCTCAGACGTGGCGGGCAATTGGCTCTGGTCGGTTCTAGTGCGTATTTATTCCCTTTTACTCGTGCCGAAGCTTATGGAGCGAGTAAAGCAGCGGTAGCGTATTTAGCACAAAGCCTCACCATTGATTTAAAACCACACGATATTGCCGTAAGCCTGATTGTTCCCGGATTTGTTGAGACACCACTGACGGATAAAAATGATTTTAAGATGCCTATGCGCATTTCAGTACAACAAGCCTCGCGTGAAATTCAAGCGGGTTTGGCAAAACGCCTACCTCTGATTGGCACACCTAAATTGTTTACTGGAATATTGCGTTTTATGAGCATTTTGCCCTATCGCTTACAACTCTTGCTGGCTCAAAGGATGGTACGTCAATGA
- a CDS encoding VOC family protein produces the protein MDIKNPVAWFEIYVQDMPRAQAFYEQVFQCQLEDMKNPHMEEWTDMEMKLFPMNEKSYGCGGGLVKMGGHTAGNNAVLVYFASENCSELERVEAAGGRIFKPKISIGENGYIALFYDTENNMIGLHSMQ, from the coding sequence ATGGACATTAAAAACCCCGTTGCTTGGTTTGAAATTTATGTGCAAGACATGCCCCGCGCTCAAGCGTTTTATGAGCAAGTGTTTCAATGCCAATTAGAGGATATGAAAAATCCTCATATGGAAGAGTGGACTGATATGGAAATGAAGCTCTTTCCTATGAATGAAAAAAGCTATGGCTGTGGAGGTGGCTTGGTCAAAATGGGCGGGCATACCGCAGGCAATAATGCCGTGCTGGTCTATTTTGCTAGTGAAAACTGCTCTGAATTAGAACGTGTGGAAGCAGCGGGCGGGCGTATTTTTAAACCTAAAATCAGTATCGGCGAAAACGGCTATATTGCCTTGTTTTACGATACCGAAAACAATATGATCGGCTTACACTCGATGCAATAA
- a CDS encoding DUF2878 domain-containing protein, producing MNNIPRFVWLNAFIFQALWWSAVLLGDQAVWLMLGLLILHGYVSPSRYADLAILPLALLGWLVEAEMVALGIIQFQSQLALPVYMLLLWIGLVWSFNHSLAWLQPLPWWGLSILGAVAGGLSYYAAHQLGVLQWGLEPWLSVIVIAIHWALLLPTQLLALPYLKRRLAHV from the coding sequence ATGAACAACATCCCGCGTTTTGTATGGCTTAATGCCTTCATTTTTCAAGCCTTATGGTGGTCAGCAGTCCTATTAGGTGATCAAGCGGTTTGGCTAATGTTAGGGTTATTAATCCTGCATGGGTATGTCAGCCCTAGCCGTTATGCCGATTTAGCTATTCTGCCGCTCGCCTTATTAGGCTGGTTAGTGGAGGCTGAGATGGTTGCCCTAGGTATTATTCAATTCCAAAGCCAGTTGGCACTCCCCGTGTATATGTTGTTGTTATGGATAGGCTTGGTGTGGAGCTTTAACCATAGTCTAGCTTGGTTGCAACCCTTACCGTGGTGGGGTTTAAGTATACTAGGTGCGGTGGCAGGGGGCTTGAGTTATTACGCAGCTCATCAACTGGGCGTATTGCAATGGGGTTTAGAACCTTGGCTTAGTGTCATAGTCATTGCAATACACTGGGCGCTATTACTGCCTACTCAATTATTAGCTTTACCCTATTTGAAAAGGAGATTAGCTCATGTTTAA
- a CDS encoding site-specific integrase, translating into MPTLLAKHRKTASRELSTLSTDTKQFIHHARAPSTRKAYVQDAQVFVQWCQQQQRASLPATPETVADFLSAQAQQGCANATLRRRVAAIRFFHTSANFESPTQSELVSSTLKGIRRTIGAVQEKKAALMVDKLYQVLAQCNTKNLTGKRDKALLLLGFAGALRRSELVALDWSDLEFVPEGLRITIRQSKTDQEQQGQTIAIPNGRLNVATVLQDWLYHAAITEGAVFRSINKVGRVGKRLSDKTVYNVVKHYTAKAGLDPDLFGAHSLRSGFITTAAENGANLFKIMDVSRHKSVQTVQGYVRYAELFKDHAGSSFL; encoded by the coding sequence ATGCCAACTCTGCTAGCCAAACACCGTAAAACAGCATCGCGTGAACTAAGTACGCTTAGCACCGATACTAAACAATTTATTCATCACGCACGCGCACCGAGTACCCGCAAAGCTTATGTGCAAGATGCGCAAGTATTTGTGCAGTGGTGTCAGCAACAGCAACGTGCCTCTTTGCCCGCCACTCCAGAAACGGTAGCTGATTTCTTAAGTGCTCAAGCACAGCAAGGTTGTGCCAATGCGACCTTGCGACGACGGGTGGCTGCCATTCGGTTTTTTCATACCAGCGCCAATTTTGAATCACCGACTCAATCAGAATTAGTGAGCAGTACTTTAAAAGGAATTCGTCGTACTATAGGGGCTGTACAGGAGAAAAAAGCCGCTCTCATGGTGGATAAACTGTATCAAGTACTGGCACAGTGTAATACTAAAAACCTGACCGGAAAGCGTGATAAAGCACTGTTATTATTAGGCTTTGCCGGAGCTTTACGCCGTAGTGAATTAGTGGCTTTGGATTGGAGCGATTTAGAATTCGTACCGGAGGGTTTACGTATTACTATTCGCCAGTCTAAAACCGATCAAGAGCAACAGGGGCAAACTATTGCTATTCCGAATGGACGTTTAAATGTTGCGACCGTGTTACAAGACTGGCTTTATCATGCCGCTATTACTGAAGGCGCAGTATTTCGTAGTATTAATAAGGTAGGACGTGTCGGTAAGCGTCTTAGTGATAAGACGGTCTATAATGTAGTTAAGCACTATACTGCTAAGGCTGGATTAGATCCTGATCTCTTTGGTGCTCATTCACTGCGCTCTGGCTTTATTACTACAGCGGCTGAAAACGGCGCTAATCTGTTTAAAATCATGGATGTATCGCGTCATAAATCGGTGCAAACTGTACAAGGCTATGTGCGCTATGCTGAATTATTTAAAGATCATGCAGGGTCTAGTTTCCTATAG
- a CDS encoding response regulator transcription factor: MLVLLIEDHRLLAENIIDYLASEQIEVDYAANGLQGLELAVTHAHDAILLDINLPIIDGFTLCQRLRSEYNVDTPILMLTARDELQDKLTGFERGADDYLIKPFEYRELVARIQALVKRHRGEVTQKRLVLGGLELDTGTQQVWRNGQEIIVSPTGFKILRLLMREHPQVVTRELLQREVWGSDIPDTDALRSHLYNLRKVLDHPFERELIQTVKGVGLKLAP, encoded by the coding sequence ATGCTGGTATTGCTCATTGAGGATCATCGTTTACTGGCTGAAAACATTATTGATTATTTAGCTAGTGAGCAAATTGAAGTTGATTATGCCGCTAATGGTTTGCAAGGTTTAGAATTAGCGGTCACGCATGCCCATGATGCTATTTTGCTGGATATTAATTTACCTATTATTGATGGTTTTACGCTCTGCCAACGTTTACGCAGCGAGTACAATGTTGATACTCCGATTCTAATGCTGACTGCCCGCGATGAGCTGCAAGATAAATTAACCGGATTTGAGCGCGGCGCGGATGATTATTTAATTAAACCCTTTGAATACCGTGAGTTAGTAGCCCGTATTCAGGCTTTAGTTAAACGTCATCGCGGTGAAGTGACGCAAAAGCGCTTGGTGCTAGGGGGATTAGAACTTGATACCGGAACCCAACAAGTATGGCGTAATGGGCAAGAGATTATTGTCTCGCCTACCGGATTTAAAATCCTGCGCTTGTTAATGCGGGAGCATCCTCAAGTCGTCACCCGCGAACTATTGCAACGCGAAGTATGGGGTAGTGACATACCCGATACCGATGCCCTGCGTAGTCATCTTTATAATCTACGCAAAGTATTAGATCATCCTTTTGAGCGTGAGCTGATTCAAACCGTGAAAGGAGTAGGCTTAAAGCTAGCGCCCTGA
- a CDS encoding cyclopropane-fatty-acyl-phospholipid synthase family protein, with protein MNSNTTLVTEKPLSSTWSGLAKHLLFKLLSQLEQGHLTIIEGDTTYTFGYAGSHLHAQVTVHDPAIYGRILLGGGSLAAGETYVEGLWDTPDLTKAVQLLVRNRAVLDGLDHGFSFFSQWGHRIAHTLRPNSKSGSKKNIVAHYDLGNDFYRLFLDDTMMYSSAVFPTTQTSLYEAQIHKLDAICQRLDLKPGETLMEIGTGWGGLAVHAATHYGVKVTTTTISDAQYAYVERLIQERGLQNQITLLKQDYRELSGQFDKLVSVEMIEAVGHQHLGQFFQVCNKLLKPSGRLLIQAITIADQRYDRYRKQADFIQRYVFPGGFLPSITVMSERMTRFSDLKITGLTDIGLDYALTLRHWSERLEAKKDQLASLGLDERFYRLWQFYLRYCEGGFRERLISTVHLVADKPEYVNEQHPAFCMA; from the coding sequence ATGAATTCTAATACCACCTTAGTCACTGAAAAACCGCTATCAAGTACTTGGTCTGGTCTAGCTAAACATTTGTTATTTAAGCTATTAAGCCAATTAGAGCAAGGACATTTAACTATTATTGAGGGTGATACCACCTATACCTTTGGCTATGCAGGCAGCCATTTACACGCCCAAGTGACCGTGCATGATCCGGCGATTTATGGGCGCATTTTGTTAGGGGGCGGTTCATTAGCAGCGGGTGAAACCTATGTGGAAGGTTTATGGGATACGCCTGACTTGACCAAAGCGGTACAGCTTTTAGTGCGTAATCGCGCAGTATTAGATGGTCTGGATCATGGATTTTCATTCTTCAGTCAATGGGGTCATCGCATCGCTCATACCTTACGCCCCAATTCTAAAAGCGGTTCTAAAAAGAATATTGTGGCGCACTATGACCTTGGTAATGATTTTTATCGTCTCTTTTTAGATGACACGATGATGTATTCGAGTGCGGTTTTCCCCACTACTCAGACCTCACTCTATGAGGCTCAAATTCATAAACTGGATGCGATTTGCCAACGCTTAGACTTAAAGCCGGGCGAAACTTTAATGGAAATTGGCACGGGTTGGGGAGGATTGGCCGTACACGCTGCCACTCATTATGGGGTCAAAGTCACCACCACGACTATCTCTGATGCGCAATACGCTTATGTCGAACGCCTGATACAAGAACGAGGTTTACAAAACCAAATTACCCTCTTGAAACAAGACTACCGTGAACTCAGCGGACAATTCGATAAATTAGTGTCAGTAGAAATGATTGAAGCGGTGGGGCATCAGCACTTAGGGCAATTTTTCCAAGTCTGCAATAAATTATTAAAACCCAGCGGACGCCTGCTGATTCAAGCGATTACTATTGCCGATCAACGTTATGATCGTTACCGCAAACAAGCTGATTTCATTCAGCGCTATGTCTTCCCCGGTGGTTTCCTACCCTCTATTACGGTGATGAGTGAGCGTATGACTCGCTTTAGTGATCTAAAAATCACTGGACTCACCGATATTGGTTTGGACTATGCCCTAACACTGCGCCATTGGTCAGAACGGTTAGAGGCTAAAAAGGATCAATTAGCCAGTTTAGGCTTAGATGAACGCTTTTATCGCTTATGGCAGTTTTATCTACGTTACTGTGAGGGTGGCTTTAGAGAGCGCTTAATCAGTACCGTGCATTTAGTGGCTGATAAACCGGAGTATGTCAATGAACAACATCCCGCGTTTTGTATGGCTTAA
- a CDS encoding chalcone isomerase family protein has product MFKFKMPLLLMASWLLFTNPLLASPNELQAVGTSQVKAFFARIYEATLKTPDGRYQANRYPLALEIRYQRYIAKEMLLNVTDQQWRHLGVPAPERQQWLTQLQKLWPNAVQAGDTLTLYVDAKRGNRFYYNGKPLGGVNHARFGEQFLAIWLSPKTSRPDIRQQLITPRKPT; this is encoded by the coding sequence ATGTTTAAGTTTAAGATGCCGCTTTTGTTAATGGCGAGCTGGTTACTCTTTACTAACCCACTGCTAGCGAGTCCAAATGAGTTACAAGCGGTGGGCACTTCACAGGTGAAAGCTTTCTTTGCACGTATTTATGAGGCCACGCTAAAAACTCCTGACGGGCGCTATCAAGCGAATCGCTATCCTTTAGCTTTAGAGATACGTTATCAACGTTATATTGCTAAAGAAATGCTGCTTAATGTGACCGATCAGCAGTGGCGACATTTAGGTGTCCCTGCTCCAGAGCGCCAACAGTGGTTAACTCAACTACAAAAGCTCTGGCCGAATGCCGTACAAGCGGGTGATACCTTGACTTTGTACGTCGATGCTAAAAGGGGCAATCGCTTTTATTACAATGGCAAACCCTTAGGAGGGGTCAATCATGCCCGCTTTGGCGAGCAATTTCTGGCAATTTGGCTCTCACCTAAAACTAGCCGCCCCGATATTCGTCAACAACTCATTACCCCCCGCAAACCTACTTAA
- a CDS encoding DUF1365 domain-containing protein: protein MTTLNSALYSGTVGHCRYQPRLHRFKYSIFLLALDLDELDHLPDLGIWFKVSGRALMSFRPDDYMQRQAQLTRAHVWEKVSELGGDNYAGKVVFLGQVRCLGVYFSPVNFYYCHDQQEELRYLVAEVSNTPWNERHYYLINAQTQQQPIAKAFHVSPFMDLAINYHWRFSALAKTLTLQIENQREGGDKLFDATLVLQQRPLTKTQLRYEWLRIPAMTLKTVGAIYWQALKLWMKRIPYVPYSRKAQEMS from the coding sequence ATGACTACGCTCAATAGTGCCCTCTATAGTGGCACAGTAGGTCATTGTCGCTATCAGCCGCGCCTACATCGTTTTAAATATTCTATTTTTCTACTGGCCCTCGATTTAGATGAACTCGACCACCTACCTGATTTAGGTATTTGGTTCAAAGTGAGTGGTAGAGCACTTATGAGTTTTCGTCCTGATGATTATATGCAACGCCAAGCTCAACTCACCCGTGCGCACGTTTGGGAGAAAGTCAGCGAACTAGGCGGTGACAATTACGCAGGCAAAGTAGTATTTCTAGGGCAAGTACGCTGCCTAGGCGTGTATTTCAGTCCAGTCAATTTTTATTACTGCCATGATCAGCAGGAGGAGTTGCGCTACTTAGTCGCTGAGGTCAGTAATACCCCTTGGAATGAGCGTCACTATTACCTAATCAATGCCCAAACTCAGCAACAACCGATTGCAAAAGCGTTTCATGTGTCGCCTTTCATGGATCTAGCCATAAACTACCATTGGCGTTTTTCAGCTTTAGCTAAGACTCTAACCTTACAGATTGAAAATCAGCGTGAGGGCGGGGACAAGCTATTTGATGCCACTTTAGTATTACAACAACGTCCTCTTACTAAAACACAACTGCGCTACGAGTGGCTACGTATTCCGGCTATGACTCTTAAAACGGTTGGCGCGATTTATTGGCAGGCGCTGAAGCTATGGATGAAGCGCATTCCTTATGTTCCCTATTCACGTAAAGCACAGGAGATGTCCTGA
- a CDS encoding nuclear transport factor 2 family protein, with translation MLPPVLQQFIHVYETLQKGQWERLADIYAPDIHFQDPLHQIQGLEALQNYFAQLYTHLRSCHFVIKDVCHQEQQAFITWNMTFIHPRLQGGKEITVEGASHLRFEEKITFHRDYTDLGQMLYEHIPVLGSVIQLLKRRAVA, from the coding sequence ATGCTCCCGCCCGTATTACAACAATTCATCCATGTGTATGAAACGCTGCAAAAAGGGCAATGGGAACGTTTAGCTGATATTTATGCGCCTGATATTCACTTTCAAGACCCTTTACACCAAATCCAAGGTTTAGAGGCACTACAAAACTACTTTGCGCAACTCTACACCCATCTTCGCTCTTGCCATTTCGTGATTAAAGACGTTTGCCATCAAGAACAGCAAGCCTTTATTACGTGGAATATGACTTTTATTCATCCACGTTTGCAGGGAGGGAAGGAAATAACCGTAGAGGGGGCTAGTCACTTGCGTTTTGAGGAAAAGATCACCTTTCACCGTGATTATACCGATTTAGGGCAAATGCTTTACGAGCATATCCCCGTATTAGGCTCAGTGATTCAACTACTTAAAAGGAGGGCTGTTGCATGA
- a CDS encoding alpha-ketoglutarate-dependent dioxygenase AlkB → MTTLNVHFNPNFITQSLALFEFIKTNIQWDERMRARKTASFGVPYNYSQIDYPIEPMPDYLNLIAQKIESELGFLPNNCLLNYYPDGQSSMGFHSDSSVELELGTGVAILSLGSNRPIVYQYKVDRSIEYIIDLPSGSLLYMSKAIQDDWVHAIPKQGNVGERISVTFRKIKA, encoded by the coding sequence ATGACAACATTGAATGTTCACTTTAATCCCAACTTTATTACTCAGTCATTAGCCTTATTTGAGTTTATTAAAACTAATATTCAGTGGGATGAACGCATGAGGGCACGCAAAACCGCGAGTTTTGGAGTACCTTATAATTATTCGCAAATCGATTATCCTATTGAGCCTATGCCCGATTATTTAAATTTGATTGCACAAAAGATTGAATCAGAGTTAGGTTTTTTACCGAATAACTGTTTATTGAATTATTACCCTGATGGTCAATCCTCTATGGGGTTTCATTCTGATTCTAGTGTGGAGTTAGAGCTGGGTACGGGGGTGGCTATTTTATCTTTAGGTAGTAATCGACCGATTGTGTACCAGTATAAGGTGGATCGTAGTATTGAGTATATTATTGATTTACCGAGTGGTTCATTATTGTATATGTCAAAAGCTATTCAAGATGATTGGGTACATGCGATTCCTAAGCAAGGAAATGTAGGTGAACGTATTAGTGTAACGTTTCGCAAAATTAAAGCTTAA